GATCAACAGTTATTGCAGAAATCCGCTAACCTGCGCAAGCAGGTGAAGTTTCCGTCCCCTTGCGGGGAAAAGGTAGGGATCAACCAGTCTGGGCACAGCCTGATCACAGTCCAGGTACAGTTATTAGTTTCCGTCCCCTTGCGGGGAAAAGGTAGGGATCAACGAATTCAACGTGTTCCTCTAGGCGAGGGCGCGTTCGGGCGTTTCCGTCCCCTTGCGGGGAAAAGGTAGGGATCAACACCTGGGCAACGTCATGGTTCACAGTGACGGAGTCACCGTGTTTCCGTCCCCTTGCGGGGAAAAGGTAGGGATCAACTTCATAATATTCTATACAACTTGAACACTAAAAGTCCCGTAGTTTCCGTCCCCTTGCGGGGAAAAGGTAGGGATCAACATGGAGCCCAACATCGACGGGTACCTAAACCTGAACGAGCTGTTTCCGTCCCCTTGCGGGGAAAAGGTAGGGATCAACAGAGCCTCCGGAAGGCAGCCAACCTGCGCAAGCAGGGTTTCCGTCCCCTTGCGGGGAAAAGGTAGGGATCAACACAAACAACATGATACAGCACATCCAAACGATGTTAGGTTTCCGTCCCCTTGCGGGGAAAAGGTAGGGATCAACAGCTGGACTGTATGTCCGGCTATGTCGCCTTACTGTGGCGTTTCCGTCCCCTTGCGGGGAAAAGGTAGGGATCAACCGCTTTATCTCTACTTCATTGCGCTCACTAAGGTTGCACATGGGTTTCCGTCCCCTTGCGGGGAAAAGGTAGGGATCAACATGTAAAGGACTTCCTAGACCTGTGTGCGGCATGGGGAGCAATGTTTCCGTCCCCTTGCGGGGAAAAGGTAGGGATCAACAAGCAGGGCTAAATGCCCCGCTAGAAGCGGCTAAGGTCGGTTTCCGTCCCCTTGCGGGGAAAAGGTAGGGATCAACACGAAAATAGGCAGTTGGATAACCTGGGATTCATATTCCCGGTTTCCGTCCCCTTGCGGGGAAAAGGTAGGGATCAACGCCCGTTTGGGTCCCACCTCAAAAGGTGGAAAGACGTTTCCGTCCCCTTGCGGGGAAAAGGTAGGGATCAACGTCGATGTTGGGCTCCATCGACAGTTGCACACCCAAGTGTTTCCGTCCCCTTGCGGGGAAAAGGTAGGGATCAACCCTACCTCTGGAAAAGCTTGAATTCATGAGGTTTTCAAGGTGCAATTGCGAGGCACCACGGAGGTTCTGAGATACGAAAGTTAACTTTGCTTCCATGGATTAGCCCCAAAGGTGGAAATTGCTTTCCTTGGTTCATTATTCCATAGTTTCTCATGGATTTAGTCGTGGCATGTGAATTTCTTCTTGAAATCTTCGCCCGAAGAGTCAAGGCTTTTAGTGCCTAACTGCGACAAATCCGGCACAAAACTTCACACTTTGCCCCGTCAGAAGATCACGTAATCGGGAGGTTCATAGGGAGGAGGCCCACCAAAAACCTTGGTCCGTTCCTTGGCAGTGGCATCTAGGGGATAAGCCCGCAAGCTGTCTTCCTCCAGGTTTAGCAATGGCAACCACAAGCGTTCCAACTTTCCCTCCAGATCGGCAGTTTGCAACGGGCACTCAAACACAGAATATTGCACCCGTTGGCAGTATTGCTCCAACCGCTTAGCCAGCTTTTGTCGGCGCTTATCGTCGACTACGTCGTAACAAACCAACCACAGCATTAGCGCAGCCCCATTGCTTCGTAATCCAGATCGCCACTGATTAGGCAACGGCTTAACCAGCGGGCTTGCTCCAGCACAATTTGACTCAGAGCTAAGCGGCGAGATTGAGGTGGATAGAACAACGGCTCCCGGAAGCGCCGTTCTAACTCCCCTAAGAACAGCTTCTTGGCTAGGGATCCCAGCCATATTCCCGTTCCATCCGGTGAGGGTTCAAAATCTTCTGGAGTGAGCAACTCCGCTTTGATCACCTGGATAACTGCCCAATCCACCACCAGGGGTCGGAATTCCTCCATCATGTCCAGAACCAAGTTGGGACGATAGGGCAGATTGGCATGGAAAAAGCCGAGATAGGGATCCAACCCAGCCATCACCACTGCTGAGAAAACCCGTGCCAGCAATACTCCATAGCCCCAACTGAGGAGTGCATTAATGGGGTCGAGGGGAGGCTGTCGGTTACGGCCAGTGAACTTCCAGGCAGGGGGAAAGTAATGGCGCAAGGATTGGTAATAGGTGCGGGCACAAATGCCCTCAAGTCCCATCAATGTTTCCCGTTCTAAGGGCGGTACAGAGCGATCCAACTGCTGAAGGTAGGCAGCAATTACATCAATCCCCTCCTGCAAGGGGGCAATTCGGCCACGGGTAGCACGGTTGCGCAGTTGCAGAATCGCCCGTTGGTTACGAATTTTGCCCCGGACGATTTTGCAAGCCCACTCCAACCCCCAAGGGGAATGAATCCTCTGGTATTGGGCCAGCCGAAGCTCCGGATAGGTGGAAAATGGCCCCTGCAAGCGCCCACGAAAGCTGCCATCAGCCCGCAGGAAAATGGTTTCAATACCCCGATCCAGTAACTCTGCCAAGGCCCCACTGCTCACTTGGATCCCGGGCAGGATCACCACCAGCTCGATCTCAGAGAGCCGACAAAGCCGTTCTTGGTTACGCCAACGGATGAGCAGAGCCTGGTTTCGGCACTGGACAACCGTTCCAGGCTCCGTTAGGTAGAGGGTGGTCATGGGGGGGAGTCGGCTCCTTTCCAAGCGGTTACAGGCTTGGCTTAGGGTTGCTTTTCCAGCAAACCTGCAATTGGAAGTCCCCTCTTCTTACATCCGTTGCCTCCGTTGAACAGTCTCCTGCCGGGATCGCGAGGGCTTGAGCAATCCGGTAGCCTAGCCTATGGCTCTGGAACTAAGGTCTGAGTTTTTTCTGAAGTTGCTCAAGTGAGAGGAAGGGGAGGGAATCGATAAAACTGACATTCCACCTCTGCTT
This genomic stretch from Thermostichus vulcanus str. 'Rupite' harbors:
- the cas2 gene encoding CRISPR-associated endonuclease Cas2 is translated as MLWLVCYDVVDDKRRQKLAKRLEQYCQRVQYSVFECPLQTADLEGKLERLWLPLLNLEEDSLRAYPLDATAKERTKVFGGPPPYEPPDYVIF
- the cas1 gene encoding CRISPR-associated endonuclease Cas1, whose amino-acid sequence is MTTLYLTEPGTVVQCRNQALLIRWRNQERLCRLSEIELVVILPGIQVSSGALAELLDRGIETIFLRADGSFRGRLQGPFSTYPELRLAQYQRIHSPWGLEWACKIVRGKIRNQRAILQLRNRATRGRIAPLQEGIDVIAAYLQQLDRSVPPLERETLMGLEGICARTYYQSLRHYFPPAWKFTGRNRQPPLDPINALLSWGYGVLLARVFSAVVMAGLDPYLGFFHANLPYRPNLVLDMMEEFRPLVVDWAVIQVIKAELLTPEDFEPSPDGTGIWLGSLAKKLFLGELERRFREPLFYPPQSRRLALSQIVLEQARWLSRCLISGDLDYEAMGLR